The Primulina eburnea isolate SZY01 chromosome 6, ASM2296580v1, whole genome shotgun sequence genome contains a region encoding:
- the LOC140833276 gene encoding uncharacterized protein codes for MYLVLPSELNTDVLLLSLPSSFDPFVVNFNMNKLDPSLEELVNMLVTFESTIKKEKSVLYVGSSSGTKTGPPGKGKKRSFQRPKKSEPLKRQTPSPIVAAAPAKAEKTVDVCHHCKKPGHWRRNCREYLAQKGSGKGDGKK; via the exons atgtatttggtgttgccttcggagttgaacactgatgtgttgctgctgtcgctgcctagctctttcgatcctttcgttgtgaacttcaatatgaacaagctcgatcccagccttgaagagttggtgaacatgcttgtgacctttgagtccacaatcaaaaaggagaagtcggttctttatgtgggctcttcatctggcacgaagaccggtccacctgggaagggaaagaagcgttctttccagcgccccaagaagagcgagcccttgaagaggcagactccgagtcccatagtggcagccgcgccagccaaggctgagaagacagttgacgtctgtcatcactgcaagaagcctggacattggaggcgtaactgcagggaatatcttgcgcagaagggttctggcaaag gcgatgggaagaagtag